A region of the bacterium genome:
TGACCGGTTATCAGGCAAAGTTAAAATACTGGGGAGCCAATCATTCCAAAAATCAGGAACCACCCAATCCAAACAGATGGATGACCAGCATTAAAGTGGAAATTACTCTATATGAAAAAATTGTATTTAATCCTGAATTAAAAAAACAGCTTCATCCTTATTCGGATTTGATCTTAAAAGATACAGGTAAAATACCCTGTTACAATTTGAAAGAGGTTGTTGCAGAAAAAATCAGAGCGCTAATTCAGCGCTCATACACAGCTCCACGCGATTATTACGATATTTATAAATTGAGTAATTCGTTTACTAAAAAAGATTGGAAAGAGATAAAATCAGCTTTTTTAGAAAAGGCGAAATTTAAGGGTTTAGAATATAAAAACTCTGAACAGCTAATAAATCCAAAATCAACAAAAATAATTAAATCTGCATGGGAAAGCAGTTTGAGACATCAAATACCAGCAACTGACCTGCCCAATGTGGATGATGTTGTTCAGAATTTGACAGAATTGTTTAAAAAAAACTTATAAAACATGTAAAATAATTTAATCCTAAATACAGGAGAAGATATAACTTATTGATTTAAGAACAATTCAACAATTAACGCTTAGACTGAAAATAATTGTATGCAACAGGGATAGAAATGAAAATTCCTAATAAAAACATACCAAGCCCTTCCGCAGAAAAAAACAACATAAGCGGAGCAAACAGAATGATGCCAAATAAAAAAATGAAAAATATGGATTTTAAGCAAGCATTCATCTCTTCAGGAAAAAATCTTTTTTATGCTATTCCAATGATTGCAGGAATACTGTTTCTTTTCGGATTCATACAGGTTTTTCTTCCTTCAGATGCAATGGCAAAACTTTTTTCCGGAAACATAATTACTGACGCACTGGTAAGCGCAGTAACAGGCAGTATAATAACAGGAAATCCCATAAACAGCTATATTATAGGAGGAGAACTGCTTAAACAGAATGTAAGTTTTTTTGCAGTAACAATATTTATTACTGCATGGGTGACAGTCGGTGTTGTTCAGCTTCCTGCAGAAATAGATTTCCTCGGTAAGAAATTTGCAATTTTAAGAAATTTGACATCTCTGGTTCTTGCAATAGCAGTTTCAGCATTAATTGTAATTACATGGAAAATTCTTTGAAAATGGAAAAAACAAAAAACAAACACCAAAGCAGGTTAATATTCTTTCTTATTGTAGTTCTCTTATACATAATTTCTTTTCTTGTTGACAGTGGGAGAACAGAAAAAG
Encoded here:
- a CDS encoding nucleotidyl transferase AbiEii/AbiGii toxin family protein, which produces MILKKEITDKSVEWKVPPDTVDKDWVLGHFLSAFYSIDENKEKLLFKGGTAIRKCYFPYYRFSEDLDFTSSTENYKLTKKILNKVTDTVKNNSGILFHLHKISELRYKDMLTGYQAKLKYWGANHSKNQEPPNPNRWMTSIKVEITLYEKIVFNPELKKQLHPYSDLILKDTGKIPCYNLKEVVAEKIRALIQRSYTAPRDYYDIYKLSNSFTKKDWKEIKSAFLEKAKFKGLEYKNSEQLINPKSTKIIKSAWESSLRHQIPATDLPNVDDVVQNLTELFKKNL